The following proteins are encoded in a genomic region of Spirosoma sp. SC4-14:
- a CDS encoding efflux RND transporter permease subunit: MKKLITGALSSPITVVVAVLGVVVFAVMALLQIPVDIFPKLNLPTIYIAQPYGGMTPAQMEGFIATRYQNQMLYVSGIKNVEVKNVQGLCIVKLSFYESTNMAQAAGEVANQVSRVMNYMPPGTVPPTVVRFDATSLPVGELVFSSKKASLDEMQDLASTRIRPLFSQIPGASSPPPFGGNERTVVVRVNPEAMRSYEMTPDDVVQAVMKNNQISPAGNVRIGDYTLMTPTNTLVDKVSDFLNIPVKEGAGPTVFLRDIATVEDASDVTVGYALVNGKRSVYIPVTKTADASTMDVVSALKAKLPEMQSLLPDYIKIQYEFDQSVYVINSVKSLASEGIIGALLTGLMVYLFLRDIRSSLVVIVTIPVSVLSSIFLLNLFGQTINIMTLSGLALAVGILVDEATVTVENIHQHLEMGKAKARAILDACREILLPKLLILICILAVFAPAFLMTGVPRGMFLPLSLAVGFSMIASFLFSQTLVPVLANWWLKDHEHESPHQLEVAKDLSLNVEHVVEGYEKGHQNEVTGFERFKLRYLRMLDGLLKQRRIVIGLYLLISFGLTALGFSLIGQDLMPRQDHARQFQLRITAPEGTRIEKTEQQTIRVINLIKDIVGAKNVEISSAFVGMIPSSYGTSALYIFNAGPHESVLQVNLSEEYEVASLDNLKEKIRQAVHKQLPEDNISFEPIELTDKIMSQGANTPIEIAVAGKNLNDAEDYAKKLEAKLHTIPYLRDIRINQPLNYPSIDIEIDRERAAQMGLTADQIARSLVAATSSSRFTAKNFWLDKSKGFAYQVQVQLPEYQMNSMQDIENVPLVKGQLRPTLGDVATVRRSTLPGELDRNGPRRLVTVSANIYKKDLGTATRDVTKAMKEVGQPPKGTIANLGGMAQLLIDTFSSLQSGLALAVIVIFLLLSANFQSFKVSFVVLVTVPAVLAGSLGLLLATGSTLNLQSYMGIIMSVGVSVANAVLLVTSAEGLRLEYRSATEASRVAGATRLRPILMTAIAMIVGMIPMASGMSESGDQTAPLGRAVIGGLLASTFAALLILPVAFALVQQKTTFESVSLNPEDIESPYYDGKLSPELEAI; the protein is encoded by the coding sequence ATGAAAAAACTGATCACAGGGGCACTTTCGAGCCCAATTACCGTAGTTGTGGCTGTGCTGGGCGTTGTTGTCTTCGCGGTCATGGCCTTGCTGCAAATCCCGGTCGATATTTTCCCGAAACTCAATCTGCCAACAATCTATATTGCCCAGCCCTATGGCGGTATGACACCGGCTCAGATGGAGGGCTTTATTGCCACGCGCTACCAGAACCAGATGCTGTATGTGTCGGGGATCAAAAACGTAGAAGTAAAAAACGTACAGGGGCTTTGTATCGTAAAGCTCAGCTTCTACGAAAGTACGAACATGGCACAGGCGGCTGGCGAGGTTGCCAATCAGGTGAGCCGCGTGATGAACTACATGCCACCCGGCACCGTGCCGCCCACCGTTGTGCGGTTCGATGCTACGAGCCTGCCGGTGGGGGAGCTGGTGTTCAGTAGCAAAAAAGCCAGCCTGGACGAAATGCAAGACCTTGCCTCAACCCGTATAAGGCCACTTTTCTCGCAGATTCCGGGGGCCTCGTCGCCACCGCCGTTTGGGGGTAACGAACGTACGGTGGTGGTCCGGGTAAACCCCGAAGCCATGCGTAGCTACGAAATGACGCCCGACGATGTGGTGCAGGCGGTGATGAAAAACAACCAGATTTCTCCGGCTGGAAACGTGCGTATCGGCGATTATACGCTCATGACACCGACCAATACGCTGGTCGACAAAGTCAGTGATTTTCTGAATATTCCTGTTAAAGAGGGAGCCGGACCAACCGTATTCCTGCGCGACATTGCTACGGTTGAAGATGCTTCTGACGTGACGGTGGGATATGCCCTGGTTAATGGAAAGCGGTCGGTTTATATTCCGGTTACGAAAACGGCCGATGCCAGTACGATGGATGTGGTTAGTGCGCTAAAAGCGAAACTGCCCGAAATGCAGTCGCTGCTGCCCGATTACATTAAGATCCAATACGAGTTCGACCAGTCGGTTTACGTAATCAATTCCGTAAAAAGTCTGGCGTCGGAGGGGATTATCGGGGCTTTGCTGACGGGCCTGATGGTGTATTTGTTCCTGCGCGATATTCGGTCGTCGCTGGTGGTTATTGTGACCATTCCGGTGTCAGTGCTGAGTTCCATATTTTTGCTGAACCTCTTTGGGCAGACCATTAACATCATGACCCTGTCGGGGCTGGCGCTGGCCGTAGGTATTCTGGTCGATGAAGCCACCGTAACGGTAGAAAACATTCACCAGCATCTGGAAATGGGTAAGGCCAAAGCACGTGCTATTCTGGATGCCTGTCGGGAAATTCTGCTGCCCAAACTGCTGATTCTGATTTGTATTCTGGCGGTGTTTGCCCCTGCCTTTCTGATGACGGGCGTGCCCCGTGGGATGTTCCTGCCGCTGTCGCTGGCCGTTGGCTTCTCCATGATTGCGTCGTTCCTGTTCTCGCAAACGCTGGTTCCGGTTTTGGCTAACTGGTGGTTGAAAGATCATGAACATGAATCTCCGCATCAGCTTGAGGTAGCTAAAGATTTGTCGCTGAATGTAGAGCATGTCGTAGAAGGCTACGAGAAAGGACACCAGAACGAAGTGACCGGTTTTGAACGGTTCAAACTTCGCTATCTGCGGATGCTGGATGGGCTGTTAAAACAGCGTAGAATCGTGATTGGCTTATATCTGCTGATTAGCTTTGGCCTGACGGCGCTTGGGTTTTCTCTGATTGGTCAGGACCTGATGCCCCGCCAGGACCACGCCCGTCAGTTCCAGCTTCGGATTACGGCACCCGAAGGAACCCGTATCGAAAAAACAGAACAGCAGACCATCCGGGTCATTAACCTCATCAAAGACATTGTTGGGGCGAAAAACGTGGAAATTTCGTCGGCATTCGTCGGTATGATTCCATCCAGCTATGGTACCAGTGCGCTGTATATTTTCAATGCCGGTCCGCACGAGTCGGTGCTTCAGGTGAACCTGTCAGAAGAATACGAAGTGGCATCGCTCGATAATCTGAAAGAGAAAATTCGGCAGGCTGTACATAAACAACTGCCCGAAGACAACATTTCGTTCGAGCCAATCGAACTGACCGATAAAATCATGAGCCAGGGCGCCAATACACCCATCGAGATTGCGGTAGCTGGTAAGAACCTGAATGATGCCGAAGACTATGCCAAAAAGCTGGAAGCCAAACTGCATACGATTCCGTACCTGCGCGACATTCGTATCAATCAACCCTTGAACTATCCGTCGATTGATATTGAGATCGATCGGGAGCGGGCGGCACAAATGGGCCTAACGGCCGACCAGATTGCCCGGTCGCTGGTGGCGGCTACTTCGTCGAGTCGGTTTACGGCCAAGAACTTCTGGCTCGACAAGAGCAAAGGCTTTGCCTATCAGGTACAGGTTCAGTTGCCCGAATACCAGATGAATTCGATGCAGGATATTGAAAACGTACCGCTGGTGAAAGGGCAGCTTCGGCCAACACTGGGCGATGTGGCTACGGTTCGCCGGAGTACCCTGCCGGGCGAGCTTGACCGGAACGGCCCTCGTCGTCTGGTAACGGTATCGGCCAATATTTATAAGAAAGACCTGGGCACGGCCACCCGCGATGTGACTAAGGCCATGAAAGAAGTTGGGCAGCCACCTAAAGGAACTATTGCCAATCTGGGTGGTATGGCTCAATTGCTGATCGATACATTCAGCAGTCTTCAGTCGGGGCTGGCGCTGGCGGTTATTGTAATCTTCCTGTTGCTGTCGGCAAACTTCCAGTCCTTTAAAGTGTCGTTTGTGGTGCTGGTAACGGTGCCTGCCGTACTGGCCGGGTCGCTGGGGTTATTGCTGGCTACGGGCAGTACGCTGAACCTTCAATCGTACATGGGTATCATCATGTCGGTAGGGGTGTCGGTGGCTAACGCCGTGTTGCTCGTGACCAGTGCCGAAGGCCTGCGACTCGAATACCGGAGTGCCACTGAAGCCTCCCGCGTGGCTGGCGCAACCCGTTTGCGTCCGATTCTGATGACGGCCATTGCTATGATTGTGGGTATGATTCCGATGGCCAGCGGGATGAGCGAATCGGGCGATCAGACGGCACCATTGGGTCGGGCGGTTATTGGTGGGTTGCTGGCCTCAACGTTTGCGGCCTTGCTGATTCTGCCGGTTGCGTTTGCACTGGTACAGCAGAAAACCACCTTCGAATCGGTATCGCTCAACCCCGAAGATATCGAAAGCCCCTACTACGATGGGAAGTTGAGTCCTGAACTTGAAGCTATCTAA